The stretch of DNA TGATATACGAAGGTGAACTGTGATGTTGGACTTTGTTCCAAAGCGTCTAAAATAGGTATTGGTACTGTTGTGAGGGACAATGATGGTTCAACATTGGCTTCTGCTACCTTGCGTTTCGATGGTCGGTATCATCCATTTGTGGCCAAGGCTTCGACTGTTCATGCTAGCATGGGGTTGTGTCTTCGGTTAGGGTACAATCGTGTGCTTTAGGAGTTTGATTGCCTTATgggatttcaaaaaaaaaatactattatgGAACTCATGAATTGGCCCtcttatacaattttttttaatgaaatagcAACTTCATTAATTTAGCATTCAGATTACAAAATATCCAGCATAGATGCTGGTGCATTGGACACTAAAATGCTACAACCAGAAAATGATCGTGACATCCTAGTAATAACATGTGCTAGGCAGTTTGCTGATCGTTTTACAAAATGAATTTTAACTAAAGGCATAGATAGCAGAAGTGAGTGACAATCCAAAACCAGGTTCCCAAAGATGGAGCAAAGAGAAGAGTGATTGCAAATGGCTTGGATAGAGACTAAACTGTCTGATTCAAGTTCAACATGTTGGCAACCTTGGTTTTTGACCCAGCTTAAAGCTTCTTTAATTCCCATAATCTCTGCAACTTCAGAGGCAAAGACACCGTTATGGCACTAAGCTTTAGCTTCAATGAGAGATCTTTAATCGTTCCTTGCAACCATACCATATTCGTGCTTATTGTCACTAGCAAATATAGCAACATCAACATTAATCTTAATTGTATTTGTATCCGGTTTAGTCTAAAGCTCAGCTCATCATCACCATTACCAGAGTAGATGTGAGAGAGAGATGTGTTATCTTGAGCTTTTAGTCAATGATCAAGAGCTATACGGGCTGATGTTAAGACATTAGCAACAGTGAGCATTTTGTCcttgttagactttttatttgggcttacatgaacttttattggttttattaaaacttgggttgattggatagttctttgctgtgttagaccatattgttggtgatcaattgttaatgggcttagcatctgtgtgtaaagtctaggtgaagcagaagtgtgggcttttctagttaactgaagcATTTGATGAGCAGAcccagtccaactagggttatgtagctaagtcccctccctaactctataaatacatattgtctcatcacaattgtataacTTATAGATTGACATTTTACATGAATGGGTATCTTTTTGGCATTGTTTTTCCAACTCACTGAATCTATTCGGAAGGTTttaatgagatatttttttaaaaataaagaacaGTGACACCAATCTGTGTAttatgtataattaagaaaaacagATTTTATAGGAAGaatcaatataataattaattgattaatgatGATATAAGATGTTACTTTAGAAAAATATGATTACATTAGTGAGTTGTaaacaaaaagtaaaaaagcTTTCTTTTGCAACCTTACGTAAATGATAAGcataataatttaaagaatcgTGCTCGAGGCAAAAGAAAAACATAATAGAAATAAAttacttattaattttataatacaaaataaatttatgCAGAGTCgatcaatatttatatatattttatatatatagggatacgATTTTGTCTCGTAATGTACTTTTACGGAATATATTTCGTGGTGCATTAGATATGTCTCAGGGTatattagatgggtctcagggtacgttaccattttttaactttaattaccTCTAGATCAACCCCAGCCCTCAGATCAAATAAGTCTCTCATCTAACGGTTACCGTACATCACGAAATATATTatgtgaaagtacatcacgcgACAAAATCGTGTCCTTTATATACATAGCTTTTCAAGTGGGACGGCACTCATTTACAACAATTTCTAAGTCATGTTTGAATGCTTCAGTCAAAAGCTAATGAAACTATaaacttattaaaattatagcaagaaaaaaataatattgaaaaaaaaattatacatttttttattatatattgttttttaaatgaaaatctTTCATTCATTTCAAAGATTACGTAGCCCGATCCACGCTGCAACAATGGACAGCTGCTCGTGTGGAACAGCAGGGTCCGTTGCTGGTTCTTAGTCCACATTCGGATCAGGTGCTGTGGAAAAAACCAGCGCTACACACTACCAAAGTAAACGTGGATGGTGCCATCTTTGCGGATGAACGCAGGTACGGCTTTGGGTGCATAGCTCGTGGGGCTGATGGGAAGATAATTGAAGCTTTTTCGGGTAGCAGGTTTGGTGTTGTGGGGCCTGAGATTGCTGAAGTTATCGGGGTGAAGGAAGCGCTGAGTTGGATCAAGCGTAAGGGGTGGTCGAAGGTGGAGATTGAGACGGATTCGCTTGTGGTGGTGCAGGCTGTCACGGGCTCAGTTCAGATGCCTTCGCAGTTTGGTTTTTTGGTACAAGATTGTCGTAATTTACTTTCTTGTATTAGTCATGTGTCTTTACACTTTGTTAAACGGTCTGCTAATAGGGCGGCTCATTGCCTTGCTAGAGCGTCTTGTTACCATTTAGATCGTATTGTTAGTGAGCATACTGCTCCTCTTGAACTCAAGTCTATTGTTGATGTTGAATGTTTATGAATGAATAAATCATCTTTTttgctcaaaaaaaaaaaaaaaaaaaagaaaaaaagtcaaATCTTAAAACTTGATTTACACAAAAAGGATTAATTCCAATTTACATAGCACTAGAGGGAGTGTTAAAATTTTGGaataatatttaacatttttttaatttcatataAATATGATTTTTAGATTGGATaccaaatatttattaattgtataaatatattataaggaGTAAGTCGTGCTTATCTAAAAATAAGAGCATCGTGTTCCTAATAATATTTTGTATCTATATCCTTTTTCGGAATGCAAGTAAGAGAGAGAAAATAAGTATTGAGAAATGTACAAATAGACGAGGTGTACGGTAATTTTAAGATCACagaaaaatttcatatattatatgttaattgagaataaatttttgtattaactttaagaaaaattgTAAAGAGCATCATTTTGTTCAACACCTTACATTATTGGTATAAATGACATCTTACTAAATtacatcaataatattatttttagtcttaatgatttatttttaatgtttgaGATTGAGTCGCCATACCCTAACTTATTTGGTGGGGGACAGAGCTAAACAATAGATGTTaccaaataataatagtatCAATGTTAATGTAGATGTAACATTGTTTAATGATGGCCGTAGTTATGGTCTTGGTATTATAACTCGTGAATTCAATATTGTTTCCTTATTAGCGGGTGCACCAAGTTCTCTTAAGGTACAGTTGAACCAAAACTTGTAGAAATGGGAGTTTGAAAAACATTCATCAGgatcaaagaacataaatagcAATGGGTAATACTTGAAACAGATTGTTTAACAGTGGTACAAGCCTTTCAGAATTCTATTGAGATGATTTTTATATTTGGTCAAGCTATTAAAGACTGTACACAATCGCTTGGTTCtttggaaaatatttttattctttttgttaaacgatcagcTAACGTAGTTGTTCATAGTTTTATTAGAGTATGAATTTTATACCATAGTCGTAATTTTAGTTTAGAGTCTGTTTTAACTGATTTGCTATCTGTTTTTTATAACGTAGATTATGATTTAATAAAATCAGCTATCACCATTAAAAAATAGAATGCTAAAATTACTTAATTCATGTGTTGGTTCAACACAATTATTGTATTTTTGGTTGGAGTTACTCaaagaaataaagaaagagaaaagtATGCAAATAAAtgcattttctcttttaaagtGAAATGTTACTTTAAATGAAAGTTGAGTACTTTTGAGTGTGTGGGCAGTGGACCATCCTCTTCTAAAGTATTGTTTAGTGGTGGCAAGTGGCCAATGGCCATAGCCCATAACTAGCTACAAATGTGACTCTACGTTTTTTTGTAGATCCAAACTTGGCCAagaaaaatcaataataaaatctATTAATAAATCAATTGTTTTAAATTAGAACAAAACAAGAACTCAAtacccttttctttttctttttttccttttttttgtagtgtattaGGTTTGCAAGTGTGTGATTCACTATTCACATAAGATAAGACTTGaaaatacattaatatataataatatatttgtaAGCTGTATATCCATATGATGATCTTCTCAGTCaggatattaaatatataataatatatataactaagaAATATGAAGCTGTAAACTCATTATATAgacacacatacatacataggCCTCATCATCATAAGTAGTGTAATTTAAGTTAAAGAATTCAGTGCAAGACagcatattaaaatatatatattattttctcatcatactaaaatttgcaaatttaaaaaatatatatatattttacatcttaaattaaataatactatTAGTACAACAGTGGAAAAAAGAACTCCATTTGAGATTTAACTTGGTTACTAGTGAACATTAATGTACACTCTAAGTTAAAACAGATTAttagtattaatattattattattatattgctAATTGTATGGTTGCTTCTTCTACTCAAAGCCATTTGAAGATTAAGCCCCCATGAGCAGCAAAGAATGGAGCAAAGACCAAAGACTCAACTGCCATAAGTTTGATGAGAATATTAAGTGAAGGACCAGAAGTGTCCTTAAGGGGATCCCCAATTGTGTCACCTATTACAGCTGCTTTGTGGGCATCTGACCCTTTTGGCCCTAATGCTTTTGCATGTTCAGAAACTCCAGCCTACAATTTTACATTACATGAAAATCTTCACACTTATATTCACATGTTACAACTTAAAAAGTGTTAGAAGaaccaaaaaaagaaagaagaacttTACCTCTATGTATTTCTTTGCATTATCCCAAGCCCCACCTGTGTTTGAAGCTGAGATAGCAACCTGAGAGGAAAATCATATAATACAAAACCAAATATTAATTGGGAATAAGAGAAAagattaaatttcaaatttcattcTAATTTTTTGTTTGGATATATCTTAATGTGTTTgaatgaaataagaatgacttttcatttcaaaatggatgaaaatgtcatttcaatgcaaaataagaaagaaacaataatattatttttatcttaTGTTTTCGTTTTTTCCAATCAAACGAATCTTAAAATTACTTTTGGTCAGGAGAAATGAAAACACACGAATAAAAATAAGTATCAGAATAGAATAGAAtttaatatgtataaaaaataatcaataaaaaatttattaaattatttttcattgtattgaaaaattcaaccaaataaagaaatagaataaATATTGCTGTCTTTCTATTCCATCCAATTCATTTCATACCCCCAACCAAACGCAACCTAAGAAAATTTCGAGTTTTGGTAATATATTGTTGCTTATGTTAGGAATAGTACCTGGACACCAGAAACAAGTGAGCCAGCAAGAATTCCAGCCAAAGTTTCAACACCAAAGAAGGTACCAGCAATGAGAGGAGTGAGCATAACCAAGGCACCAGGTGGTATCATCTCTCTTAATGAGGCATCAGTTGAAATCTTTACACATGTGGCGTAATCTGGTTTCGCTGTGCCTTCCATGAGCCCTGGAATTGTATTGAATTGTCGACGAACCTCTTCGACCATCTTCAGTGCTGCGCTTCCTACACTCTTCATTGTCATAGCCGAGAACCAGTATGGAAGCATGGCCCCAACAATTAGTCCTATGAAAACTTTTGGGGTTAAGACATCAACAGATTGTATGCCTGCTCTGCTCACATAGGCTCCAAACAAGGCAAGTGAAACAAGAGCAGCTGATCCAATAGCAAATCCCTGAAAAGGAAAAACAACATGATTATGTTCGATTTAGTATTGTGATAAGAAGGCAAAGAAGTCTTCATTTTAAGTCACCTTGCCAATAGCAGCAGTAGTGTTGCCAGCAGCATCAAGAGCGTCTGTTCTTTCGCGTATCTCATGGCTCATTCCAGCCATTTCAGCGATTCCTCCAGCATTGTCACTTATGGGGCCATAAGCATCTATTGCAAGGCCAGTGGCAATGGTGCTGAGCATTCCAAGTGCAGCCACTGCAATTCCATACATTGCAGCCAAGCTAAAGCTAACATAAATGGCAATTGCAATTGCAAATATTGGGATGATCACAGATTTGTATCCGAGTGCCAAGCCAAAGATCACATTGGTCGCGGCTCCAGTCCTGCAAGAGTCTGCCACGTCTTGCACCGGGCTGCAAGATCAACATTGTAAGTGAAGAAAAACAACACATATGAACATGTTAAAAGAtcatgaagaagatgatgaaccTGTATGCATTGCTGGTATAGTACTCAGTGATATATCCAATAACAAGGCCAGCCCATAAACCGATTGAAACGCAGGAGAAAAGATGCCTTCACTCACATGTAATTCAAATAACAAGATCAGAAAGATTGTGGAAAAATAAACCTGTGGTATTATTCTATAAACCCTCAATTAAGATTCGGTTAGCTAATTAGTTGTTCGTTAACTAACTTAACTGTAAAATATGACAGCAAGTATATGGAGTTCTTTGGTCTATATAAAGAGGACTACTCATCTTATTTTCATAAGAGAATAGTAAGAGCAATAACAAGAGAGACACAACCCAGTAGAGAGAGAAGTTAAAGTGagaaattgagagagagagagagttgggaTTAGGAAATTGTATTGAGCAACATTGTCGATTATGCTGGCTCGGGTTAGTAAGTTAATAAGTGTTGAGAGATTACACCATGAATGACTTACTGTGATTATTTTCTTGTAACTCATAAGATTAATATCTCTAATTCTCATTATCAATAAAGATTGGTGGCGATACTTtcaaactggagtatgaccaagttcACACTGAACTTAAGATCGGAACCAATATAATTCTCGTGTGTTGTTGTATCTGGAAGCTATCTAGATTCATCTGTGTTATCTTTCTAGTTTAATATGTGTTTGCtgattttcagtttttaatctGTTTGTTTTGATTTAACTTTTGTTTATTTAAGTGTGATCTTGAACCTGAAATTATAGAGGTTGATTCCTACGTATCAGAGCTAAATTCCTACATAAACCAATGGGTGAAGGGAAATTTCCTTACCAGTTCTTGACAGCTTTAGTGGTTCCAAAATTAAAGAGAGTGAATTCTGATGGCAAAGCAATGAAGGTAACAGCAGCAATCCCAGCAGTCATCAGAATAGTAGAGATAAGAAGCTGTCGTTTCAAGGATGGTTCAATCTCGCTCACGCTCTTGATTTCGAGCAGGTCTGTTGCGAAAAGTGTTGTTATCAAACAAACAACAATCCCCATTGAGCTTATGATAAGAGGATAAGACATGGCTACATAGTCATGGTTAATTCCAAAGGATGATATTGATGCAACAAATAGTGCAGCACAAGATGACTCGGCGTATGATCCAAACAGATCAGATCCCATTCCTGCTATGTCTCCAACATTATCACCCACATTGTCTGCAATAACCTGAAACAAAAGATATCACAAACAATAGTGTTATGAAATAGCCTCAAAGTACTATAAAAAAATGTCATGAAAGAAAATTACAGCTGGGTTTCGGGGATCATCTTCAGGGATGTTTCTTTCAACTTTTCCAACAAGGTCAGCTCCAACATCAGCTGCTTTTGTATATATGCCACCACCAACTCTTCCAAAGAGTGCCATTGAAGAGCCTCCAAGTCCATAACCAGTAATGGACTCATATAGTCCCTCCCAATCATCTCCATAATACAACTTAAACAAATTGATTGAGACAAAAAGCACTAAAAGCCCATTTGCAGCAAGAAGAAAACCCATCACAGCACCAGACCTGAAAGCTGTAGTGAAGGCCTTCCCAACACCTTTCCTGGCTTCAAGAGTTGTTCTAGCATTTGCATAAGTTGCTATTTTCATACCAAGGAAACCCGAAAGGACTGAT from Cannabis sativa cultivar Pink pepper isolate KNU-18-1 chromosome 2, ASM2916894v1, whole genome shotgun sequence encodes:
- the LOC133034570 gene encoding uncharacterized protein LOC133034570 encodes the protein MSQGILDGSQDYVARSTLQQWTAARVEQQGPLLVLSPHSDQVLWKKPALHTTKVNVDGAIFADERRYGFGCIARGADGKIIEAFSGSRFGVVGPEIAEVIGVKEALSWIKRKGWSKVEIETDSLVVVQAVTGSVQMPSQFGFLVQDCRNLLSCISHVSLHFVKRSANRAAHCLARASCYHLDRIVSEHTAPLELKSIVDVECL
- the LOC115721188 gene encoding pyrophosphate-energized vacuolar membrane proton pump 1 encodes the protein MGLLSEGLTQIVIPLSALVGIGFALLQWFLVSKVKVSTAFGNEHNGYKDRLIEEDQEEGIDNHEVSIKCAEIQNAISVGATSFLFTQYRYLGVFMGVFGLIIFLFLGSVKGFSTKTEPCTYNTGNTCKPALANAFFTTVAFLLGALTSVLSGFLGMKIATYANARTTLEARKGVGKAFTTAFRSGAVMGFLLAANGLLVLFVSINLFKLYYGDDWEGLYESITGYGLGGSSMALFGRVGGGIYTKAADVGADLVGKVERNIPEDDPRNPAVIADNVGDNVGDIAGMGSDLFGSYAESSCAALFVASISSFGINHDYVAMSYPLIISSMGIVVCLITTLFATDLLEIKSVSEIEPSLKRQLLISTILMTAGIAAVTFIALPSEFTLFNFGTTKAVKNWHLFSCVSIGLWAGLVIGYITEYYTSNAYSPVQDVADSCRTGAATNVIFGLALGYKSVIIPIFAIAIAIYVSFSLAAMYGIAVAALGMLSTIATGLAIDAYGPISDNAGGIAEMAGMSHEIRERTDALDAAGNTTAAIGKGFAIGSAALVSLALFGAYVSRAGIQSVDVLTPKVFIGLIVGAMLPYWFSAMTMKSVGSAALKMVEEVRRQFNTIPGLMEGTAKPDYATCVKISTDASLREMIPPGALVMLTPLIAGTFFGVETLAGILAGSLVSGVQVAISASNTGGAWDNAKKYIEAGVSEHAKALGPKGSDAHKAAVIGDTIGDPLKDTSGPSLNILIKLMAVESLVFAPFFAAHGGLIFKWL